The following nucleotide sequence is from Coffea eugenioides isolate CCC68of chromosome 3, Ceug_1.0, whole genome shotgun sequence.
CGGGTAAGACAAATCTAATTTTCTATCATGTATTTATGTGTTTGAAAATCTTATACTTATGTATTGTACAAATAAATATTGACAGAAAATAAACCTAAAGAAAACTTTtgttaaaaacaaaaagaatCAACTACTTATGAAAAAAATACTTGTGGAAGCACAAGATATTAAGGATAAAGGAATGCAAGAGTCCATGAGCTTTTACTAAACTTCCTATTTGGTACCCCAGGTTAGAAAAGTGTCTGTGAGATCCTCCCTATTTGGTACCCCAAGATATTTGGTTTTGATGGTCCCTAAGGCCAAATCCAAGTAGGATATTTTCATTTTGTCCCTCTTAAGTTTAGCATAATGTTAGTTTACGCCAtcccaaattttaaaaattgagGTATCTCTCACTGTACCACTTCTAGGTAAATAACTACAAACTAGATTAATTTAGAAAATCTAATTTAAATACcctttcaacaaattctattcAAGCATATATTATGTTCTAATATTCTGATGGAGAGATGGGTTGGATGGTAGGAAGAAAAgaagtgtaagtgagaggtccCGAATTCGAGACCTCCtacttatactaaaaaaaaaattatgatattATAAGTTCATCAAATTATATGGATTCAGTTTATCAAAATTTAGTGAAAAAGAAGTGCCTATGTTTATTTCAATAGCCAAATataaataaacaaagaaaaggaaatttgaaaaatgagatTAACAAATTATTTCTatcttttttcatcttttatttcaAAGTTTATCATCTTCTCAATAAAGTTAAATATGCAACAACAAAAAAGAGATAAcattatattttaattatttttctttaagtTTTGAATTAATCACATTGGATTTAGTGTTTAtctttttttgatatttttcttttgctcttttcaTTAACTTTAAAGGCAATGACTGTAAGAGGAACGGGTGCTAGTATTCAGCAAATTTTTCTGTTGGGGCTTCAAAGTTGAATGCTATATGGTTATGCTAATGGAAACTAAAGAAGAATACATAAAAAAGCTGAGAATAAAAGGTTAACGTGAATAGGAATTTTTTTTGTACGTGCTCTATGGCATACACGAAAATGCTTTAAGAATAGTTTTATTAGGATTGAATGGAAGGAAGTTTTggtggataaaaaaaaaaaaaaagaagaaaagcttACATCACTTCACATCTTCAATTTTTTACCGCTTTTTCATTTGCACCATAAATTTTAACTTTAAATAGTTTATACCGTGAACTCTCAATTTTAAATACTTTCCATCCTAAACTCCAAGTTTGTCATATTTAAACCCATTCAATGACAACATTAGCAAAATTAGTGGCACAAGAGACCCCCAAATTAATGATAGTATGCTAAAAATGGTCAAAATGAGCCAAGATATTGTAGTTagaataaaattatatattgtCATTTATCTTGTTAATTTTGCTAATAATATTAGTAATTGGGACTATAAAAATTAATGATAATATACTAAAAGTGATCAAAAAGAGTCAAAGGATCGCAACTAGAATAAAATGCTACTTATCATTAATTTTTATCTCGTTAATTTTACTAATGTTCTCATTGATCAAGCTTGAGAGTTTAGGATGTAAAATATCcaaaatttgatgttcaatCTCGTGTTCAAGTGTTAAAAACTTGAATAATTTTAACCTCGAAGTCTAATTCAATTATGTCAATCATAAATTTCATCCGCAGCAATCGAGTTTCATATTCATCTTTCTTCGTGGAGAAAAACTGACATAGGGAAATTATATTCACATACTTCTATCTACGAAAATATGGGATACAAGGTCTGTTAATTCCATGTGTGTCCACCAGTTCTTGCAACTTTAAAAGTTGGACATCcatttttaaggaaaaataCTTTATATATGCACGTAATAAGCAGATTATGTTTTCCTaattttagatgttcttaaaaTCTTTTTCTTGTAATAAGCACGAAGTTAGGTTTTTGTCCCCTCCTTATATTGTTTTCTTATATCAATAAAATTCGGAAATTTCTCCCCTATATACGAGGTTTGcctttcaaaaagaaaagaaaaaaacatgcACATAAAAGTATCACAATTTAATGTACCCTGCAGGCTGCAGATACACAATTAATCCATACGTTGTTACTGATTATATATGGTCTTTGGGGCTACATAAGTAATAATgatactagttttttttttaaagaaatatTTGATGTTCGATCCCTGTGGAATAGATCTAATTTGGctaaaatttatttggaaatgGTTTTGGAATTCTATTTAGGAACTGAACCAAAACTTTCTTGGTATTGCTttaaaatcaaacaaaagtagGGAAGAAAAGGACGTTTTCAAGAATAATTCTTATTATTTTGGTTTTTTAATCTTTATGAAATCGCTTAGGTGGGAATGGTTAACATAACTTTCTAGTAGTTTGTAGCAATATAAAAGTCCCTTGTGGTTTGGCAAACATTCAACTTACCGGCCTATAATTTAGAAACCTACAATCTAGCCTGTGATCGCTTAAAGTATTCTAtaatttggatggaaaatgtcAAAACTAACCATGTTTATGAGTAAGCACGTCTCTTGCATATTGTGCTAGTAAAAACTAATATTTAATACCAATTATGACTTGGTATGTCCTTTTTATCCCTTATACCAAAAATCTCTATGCTTTAGTGAATGTTCAACTAACCcccttatagtttcaaaacgtATAGTATTACCCCTCATTATTTTGAATTCATAATATTACCCTCTTATGGTTTCAAAACTAATTTGGCTTGTAGGTTAAGAGCGTCTGGTGAGTCTTTGTCTAGTAAAAGTTATTTTTAAAACAGAAGTATAACTTAATTTGTCCATTAGATTCATctacataaaataaaaatattgaaGCATAGCCCATAATTGTCAAAActtgaagaagaggaagcaaTGAATTTGCAGAGAGATAGATTTTTTGGAATAACTCATTTATTGGCTAAtattttcatttgcatcatagacatgttttttaattacctttttatcttacataatTACATGACAAAAACTGCTACCAAAgtattccaaaaaaaattcaaataaatttcTTTTCCAGGCATACTAGTTTTGGTTGTTCACTTTGGGTATGTGTGTGAATTGGACAAAGACATAAAAGACGTATAGTTCACATTTGAATATTGTTTGTTAGTTTACAGTGACTTAATATAAATCATCTATTTTGTTGTTGTAGGAAAGGGGAAAATACAAAGTGTTTCCTTATGTCTTGTGATTATTTTCTTCAAGTTATCGATGAGCTGGCAAAACTAGGAATTTGAAATATCATTACAAAATTTGTGAAGTCTATATTTGAAGATTGTTGATTTGAAAAGCCATCAGTGTTAATTTCAAAAACTTATAAACTATGGGGGGCTAAACTGTGCAGGTTTCTAAACCATAGGGAAGTAACCTAAACATTGACTAAACTACAGGACAATTTTTGGCCACCTACTCATTTATTTGTATGGCGCAATAATGATATTTTGCTCGCCGACAATTTCCATCACCATCTCAAAAACTTACAAACAATGAGGGGCTAAATTATAAATTTGTAAACTATAGAAAAATAAGTTGACTATTCACTAAGCCACATGGAGATTTTTTGTATTTAACCCTAATATAATACACTCTAAATTATTGGTAGCACCTATGTAACTACTCATTCAACATTAGGATTACTGTTTCCGACATTGTAGTGACAGGTAGCACCTTACGTTTTAGGGTTTTGGCGCGAGTAAGTTGTATTATAAATTTAATAGGCATGAAGAAATCTATTCAATattacagaaaaaaaaaatgtctagAGCTTGTTGTTTATTACGTGCAATagtaaattaaaaaaagtaTACTTTATTCTTGCACGAGACTCTCAACgaagaatttcaaattttggattcaAATTTCACTATCTATGAGTTTTTCAAACTACATGTTAGTCTTCATTCCATCTTTTATGGATTAATTTATAGTATTATTGAGTTATAATTTGTATTACTCTTACTATAGTAACTTCCTAGCAAAAGAATTATTCAGGAAAAAATTGCATTCTTATTAGAAAGCATGCCTAACTTTTAATCCGTTATCTTAATTAAGATTGGAACCGTATCCCGCCATTGTGGATAGTTCCAGAAGAATTAAAAGCTAGGCCTACCAACTATCTCAACTTTTACGTACTGGAaacaaacctttttttttaaaacccaaACAGCAAAACTTATACCAATGTTCTAAACTTCAATTCAAACTTCCTGGTTGAACTGGTTGAATCGTTAACCTAGTTGTCTTTCAAGCTGGATTAAGGTTCAAACCCAAAGTGATTTAAAAGCAGGTATGAATTATGAAAACTAGTTGGCTCATCTAAGTTGGACCGGCAAATTGCCAAACCGGAACGGTTCTTGCTAAATAGGTTAGGTCCCGCTTTTCATTTAAAACTAGTGAGACGGGTGAGACGGTCTGCGCTTAGGAAATTATCATTTTTCTTAAAGGTTAAGAATTATGAAATATATAGAATGCATGAGGACAATAATATATAGAATGCATAAGGGTAAATTAGAAAATTGTATAAGGTTATTTTGCATTTGAATCAGGATAATTAGAAAATTGTAAAGTGAATCATACCCAAAAGAGCATTAATCATTGTTGACACAAAAAAGAGGGACCTTGCAAATCAATTGAGCACTTAAACCATAGAACTTGACATTGTTAAAAATTAATCACCACATGTCACAATATTAAAACCCATTTTTTAAAGTTACTAAAGCCaacaataatttattaattgtttCCTCAATTATTGTGCATTTACGGAACACTTAACAATTTTATTTCGTGTCAAGCCaacaataatttattaattgtttCCTCAATAATTGTGCATTTACAGAATAGCTAACaatattttatttcatgtcATAGTAATAAAGGCAATTTTTAAAGTCACTAAAGCCAACAATAATTTATCAATTCTTTTCTAGGTAATTTTGCATTTACAGAACacttcaaaaataaataattaaccaCAAAAAACCAACTTTCATAGGCTTCACTTTTTATACCATCAATTACCAATTCAGTCAACATGTCCGGTAAATGCACCAAAACTATACCAGCTGCTAACAAACAGAACAGGCAATTGACGAAAATATCTTGGACATCCAATAACAATTGCAGGATAACCTTTTGACAAAAAAGCTTTGTTCATAGGGCAACTCTCTCTTTTACAGTATTAGATATAGAAcgaaaaatatataataaaaaaataagggcattaaaaattttctaataattaTATAGACTAAATATTGGATATATAGACTAATATATATCCTTATGATTGTACGTTTTAAAAGTAGTAGGATTAAAAACCATTTTTAGTCGGAACCTATGACACCTCAACCGATTTTGTTTACTTGTGATGACAATGTTGGACTTGTTATATTTTCCCTCTGTCTCAATTTTTGAGAATTGTGCAGTCAGAAGGTATCACTGAACATGCTAGACAACCACTGCATCCACTTATGTGTTGATTTTTTTTGGCCAACAAAACAAGATAATTGACGAAAAAAACCCAGATATCCATTAAGAATTATAGAGTAACCTTGACAGAAAATTAACTGTTGATTGGGCAACTCTTCCTTTTATATTGTTAGATATTAGATTTTTTAACCCATGAATTAGTGTGCATTATTAACTTATTTTGTCATACAATTTTTTCTTCAAGACAATCCAAGGATTAAATGCCACAGGAAGCACGTGGCTTGGTGTTGGAGATGATCCCACGGCAAGGCGGTGACGGCTGTCCAACCAGGAAAGTAAATTTGCTTTGAGCCATTTTGTCTATGGCTAAAGAGGTAAAGCAAAGAATTTACGATTTTTAGTTGACGAAAATATCCTCCACATCCAACAATAATTGCAGCATAACCGCTTAATCAAAAAACACTATTCAGAAGCCAACTCTCCATCTTGTATATTGTTAGATTTGTAAGTCGCGACATCACCTGACTAACAGATGCAACACATACTATACTTTTGGACCATTAGCTATTTAACTCTTATGCAATATGCTTTCTTTTAAGTTTCAAAGCTACACAATATTTCTGCAATATTAGTTGTGCgttatttcttcttttaaaaGTTATAGTTTATCATTAAATTGCTTTAGAAATTCCAAAACTTCTTAATTACtgaatttcataatttttgtcGACTAATCTATTCCCAAAATTGTATTCTTCTTGACTCCaaaaaattactattttctTAAGGTTGACAATGATAGAATTttagaaactttttttttttcaataagtGTGAGATTTTGAATCTAGAACCTCCTATTTACAATTTCTCTTACCTTGTCACCCAACCCAATCCTCCCTCATCAAACTTAACTTTAATTTAATAGCTGATTTTGACTAAATGAGGGTGGCAAATTGTTAATCACTCCAAACTTCAAGAGGGTTCGATGCTACAAGTTGAGGTTTATTTGAATTGAAAATTGCATAAATAGTTCCTTACATGTCACATTTGTACCTTTTCCATCCACCACTTCCAAATTGAAGCAAATTTGTCCttcacattaaaaaaaatgcatgtttttttgTCCGTACACCCATTTCAAGCActtttttctagaaaaaaaaaatgtcacatgccaacacactcacacacacacacacacatatatatttatatttatatttcattttttttattacaacgtttagttttccaaatattgtttctttttttgttagatttctTCTTTGGATTTTAGGATTTTCCCATTTCAAAAGTACTCTAGATATTTCAAAATAGCTGTTAGACCCTTTTTTTAgttgttagtttttttttagaaCTGGTGTATCTGGATAGGAATTGGGTACTTTTGATGCTCATTTTACGCCTAAAACTATTATCACATGGCGGCATGTGACTTTTTCAGTCGCATAAAATGGATATGGGGACCAAAATGACATGTTTTGTACATTTGAAGGACAAATTTGCATCAATTTAAAAGTCAGGAAccagaaaatatacaaatttgaTATGTGATGGACTATTTGCAACATTTTCCCATTCTTGAACCTACACATTGTTTTGGACGCCCACTTGAAGAAGGTAAGAAAGGAATAAAACATATACCGCGTTGTTTAGATAAGAAACGGATGCATCAGCTTGAAAAGCGGAGTCCGTTGTCCACTTGCGAGCCAGTGACTTTGTTGGGAGACTTGTCATTTTATCCAGCCGGATAAGAGGCAATAGAAATCAACAGCTTGTAAGTGGATTACCATTTCTTCTGCTGTCCTTCTTCAAGCTTGTAATATTTTGCTTAACTGGAAACAGGCTTGCAAGTTGAACTTGAACGAGAAACGGCTATTTTTATTCTGAAGTCAATCTTTGGCTacaaagagggaaaaaaagagTGAAAAGATAGTTGCTTAATCTTACACGTTTGACACGTCACATTTTGGTCAAAGAAATTTCGTAGGGTTTGTTGAATATAACAAAAACCGACCAGGTATAGTCTAGATACTTGTGCCTGGGATGCTAGATGTTAAGGTTGTACTTATTTGTTTTGGTTGAATAGAATACAAGGGATGTTTCACTAATGCTGAAATCATCCCTTGTCGACTTAGAGTTTCATGTAGGATAAGTGTCCCATTTAAAATTGTATGCTTTGCTTTTGCACATATTTCTGCTAATATTGGATGATTGATAGTTCtgtttttaattatttgttgTACCATAAACAAATTTTGGAACCATGGTCGTTGGAAAGATTAGCACTTCCAGAGTAATTGAACTCAAGATTTACTAGTATTTCAACCAGTGTGTCAACATGGGACGTTCTCTATTTTAAATAATTGTGAACCTATGGAACACATGAATTATTCAATAGAGAGATATAGAGAATTTTCTTACAAatgatttatatttatttcaaaaaattattatgtTCTAAATGTTAAACTACTATACCAATTTTTACAAACTTTTATATGTAAACTTATTAAATTGCactgccaaaaaaaaagagagaaataaCATTTAATCTTTGAAATAGGTATTTAAATGGTACAatgatttttttataaaaataaattgcATTAACGAATTATTGAAAATCGTCTAGCACAATTTGATTTACATTACTGCCCTAATGGCAGGTTAAAATGCATTAAAAATAACAGATCTACAGTTTAATAGATATaatagatttgaaaaattatgaaCAGACTTGAAAAGTgtaaaatgtttcaaaatatttttctaatgAAATAAATCGCTATAGCTCCTTTAGTGCGTATTGCAATCACCAAACCTATTAATCAACAATTTCAAACTTGAATAATGATGATGAAATCTATCGAGATATATCCAAGATCTAAAAAAATTCTAAATCTGATAATCAGATGTGaaataaatttagatctaacaataaaataagtaataaaacacaaaaatctCACTAGGAACTCGTAGGAGATATAGAAAATTCTCATTAGGAACCCTTAAGAGAAACAAAAGTCTCCTTCCCAATGAAGAAGGCCTTTTGGAGTGAAGAAATAGAGAGAAATTGGAGAGGAGAAGAGGTTAATTCTTAAGTAAAATGGCGCAATGATGATACACCTAAATTATGTATTTGTTTTCAATTGAGTAGAAAAAATTAACAACCCATTTTCACAAGAAAGAATTTTCAGTTTGTGGCAAAGTTAAAAAATTTATGGATGCCAAAGATTTGTTTAATACTCTCATTCTTTCCAAATCAAAGTTTCTTCATCTTTTCTCTAATTAGCCTTCCAAAAAGCTTTTCTTCTTCCATGGGAGGGAAATGTTGGTCTAAAGTTAAGGTCCTTCCTCTCTCTCCATTTATTTTTTGTATTCAATAAAGTCTCTCCTAAGGTTTTCTATTAAGAGTCTTCTTCTCTCCTATATGGGTTGTTTGGCAAATTAGTTTTTTCCCAAGTTTTTttctacaagttttttaacaattttaaatatagtaactcaaaaattttgagaaaaaattttaaaatacacacatcaaaatacccaaaaacatacaaaaaaatttttcttctttcttttcttcttcttcctccccccacctcaacccaccaccacctctACCATCAGCTAGCACCAACTACCATCTCTACCAGCCCCGTAGCTGGccgcctctttttttttttcctttcttctctcctctctctcctctcctcCTTTCTCCTCCCTACCACTCTTTCTCCCTTCCTCTTTCCCCTGTTACCTCCTCCCCCCTTTCCCTCCCCAAGCCACCCCTCCTTTTCGCCCTTGCGTAATCTGGTCAGGTGGGAAGGAGAGAGGGAGGATGGCGCAGGGAGGGAGGGATCTGGTCATGTGGGAGGGGAAGGGAGAGGGGGGAAAGGAGGTGGcaggagagagggagaggaaaGGGGAGGAGGAGAGGGAGGGAGGAGGAAGGAGGAGAAGAGGAGGGAGAGGAGAGAAGGGAGAAGGAAGAAGacgagagggagagaggaaaaaataaaaacaaaagaaacctCCACTTGTTGTTTGGCAGAGGTTCCGGTGCCAATGACCGACGGTAAGGAGAGAGTAAGATCAATAGTGGGGTGAGGGAGAAGAAgaggagaggaaagaaaaggaaaatgaaagaaagaaaaaaagaaaagaaaaagacaaagaaaaaatGTTTTACCCACCCTAAAATGTTTTTCTATAAATTCTATAGGaagttacaataaaattttgaacaaatATCTAAAAAACTCATTTACCAAATGGGGTTATAGTTTCCAAGTGAAAGTTTTCTCCTCCCAAAAAATATCCTAGTTGGAGCTCTTTCCCCCTTTTGGCTCTATTTGGCACTTGTTTTAGGGGTGTTTATCgcagaaatttttttctaaaactcCATCTATAGTAAAATAATATTGTAACGTTGCTATCTAATTGTCAAGATTAACccagtttaaaaaataaaatgactaaagtagccaatatatataaatgtagTATGCATGACATTTTAACCAACTatgtttaaaaaatttttgccACAACTctcttatgattttcaaaatatatatttaatgTCCGTGTGATTGAATTATTTTCATCTTGACATTGAcgtattttttacattttagtcAACTCTATTGTGGAAATCAAATTCCATTACTCTAACACTTCAAATTGTGAGGggttatatatttttaaaattataagaAAGTTATATAGAAAAGCATAGGAGATACTCTTACCCATGAGAGTAAGGCGTCATCATAACTAAGCAATTATATTTTACAGCAAGGGATTCAATaaatctatattttttttttaggtttccCTAGTTTGAAAACACAAGTTGGTCTTTAAGAAAAAGAATACGAAATTAAAAATGCTGGCATACTTCACAAGATTTGTCAACTGTGCCAGGAAGAAGTGGAAGGTTCTCCGGTTATTGATGGTTCCTAATTAACTAAAGTTCATATGACTCGTTCCCATTTAAATAATACTACTTCTACCAAACACGATTGATAGTCACTATCCTATCTGTATATGCCATAGCTTCAAAATGATTGGATTCGGTGCCATTGTTTATATAAGTTGCTTTTAAAGTCATAAACTAGCTGAATTGACCATTCACGTCTTCAGTTTCCTACGCGTCCATGTGTTGGTAATACTATTCTAAGGGAAAGCAATCAAAAGATACGTCAGAAACCACGTTTTTGACAACAAATTTTGACCATGCAACGTCCGAACCTCTCCTCCATGACTTATTTCACCTATATATATCCACAGCCGGATTGTGATTCTTCATAACATAAGAAAGCTCAACTATTCACATACTTAACCTCGATTACCTGAAAACCTAGAGAAGCTTAAGCAAAATGGAAATGATGCTAAAAGTTATCTTCCTAGGTTGCATTCTGCACCTTGCCTCAGCTCAACTGCAGAGTGGATTTTACAGCACTTCATGTCCACGAGCAGAATCAATTGTGCAACAAGTTGTAGTAAAGAAATTTAGCGCTGATAGTTCAATAACAGCTGCTTTGCTTCGCATGCATTTTCACGATTGCTTTGTCCGAGTAAgtaattaatcttttttttaactaatttaTACTTGTTTAAGCGGTTAAGTAGTCAAAGGAGTTATAAGACATATAGTATTAAAAAATTCTTGGATGGAGCAAGGTTCAGGGGCTAATCATAGTTCATGTGTTCCTATGCATCACCCGTTAACAAATTAAATGGGACTTATAATATAACATAATGGCATAATATAATaatggcatgtcaattttctggtttggcaTAATATAATAATGGCATATCAATTTTGTGGTTTGGCTTTGTTTTGAAGTACTCAAGTCATAACAAATTTTGTGAACTATAGTCCATCTAAAAATCTATCAATTGCCTCAAATTTCTTCCTACTAGAATGTAGTACCCGAAGACATCCAAAATTTATATCAGAAGCGTGCAGTATGTAATCCACTTATTCAGAAGTTACATTAAAAAAGTCGAAAAGGTCTTGGCCTAGTGACTGAAACACAGGATTTAGAGTCTAATCTCTTTTCCTGCTCCACGCTTCATAAAATTCCACCCTCCCatgtagaaattttttttaagaagttacattaaaaaatataacaaaaccTCGATTTATTATATACGTGAGAGGATTTTATGAAGTTCTTATGACAAAATTTGGCATACTTGGGCAAAAATTTCAGGGTTGTGATGCATCAATATTGATAGACTCCACCAAGACCAGGTCATCGGAGAAAGATGCCGGACCAAACTTAACAGTAAGAGGATTTGAGCTAATTGATGAAGCCAAGAGAAATCTTGAGGCTGCCTGCCCATCCACTGTCTCCTGTGCCGATATAATAACATTGGCAACCCGTGATGCAGTAGCATTAGCCGGAGGACCGAGATATAATGTATCAACTGGTAGGCGAGATGGGCTGGTTTCAGACTCTTCCAAAGTAAATTTGCCAGGACCAAGTCTTTCCATATCGGATGCAGCTCGATTCTTCACTGCCAAAGGGCTAACAATCAATGACATGGTAGTCCTTTTGGGTGCACACACCGTTGGAGTTGCACATTGTGGTTTCTTCCAGGATCGGCTTTCTAACTTTCAGGGCACCGGGAAGCCTGATCCCACAATGGAACCAGCATTGGCTGCTACACTCTTGAAAACCTGTGGTACACAATCCAGGCCGTTGAGTAGAGACCCAACTGTGTTTTTGGATCAAAACACATCCTTCATACTTGATAATCAGTTCTACAATCAGATAAGGTCTAAAAGAGGGATCTTGCAGATTGATCAGGAACTAGCTTTGGACAGCTTAAGTGCTCCTCTAGCCTCAAGATTGGCTGCCAACAATAACCTCTTTCAGCAGAGTTTTGTCAATGCTATGATGAAAATGGGAAGCGTGGAAGTTCTTGTTGGAAATGCTGGAGAAATCAGGAAAAATTGTAGAGTCTTTAACAAACCTGGTGGTCGAGCCTAATACTTCTAATCTCCCTAAAGTGACACACTTgatgtttgattgatgaataATTATTAATTCTTTGTGtacaaaaaaatacaaattttttttaacaataaaaCGTTGATGTTCCATGCAGTGTTTTGGTTCATTACGTAATTGAATATAGTTATCATCCTGCCTCTATTCTACAAAAATTTGAATCTCGTACATACCCTATGACAATCATTTTGCAGACAATTACGTGTATTGTGGGAGTCAGAGAATCAAGCACAACTCTTACAActttaaatattgtttaaataattgaaaaaattgaGAGAGAGGCAAAAAGATCCTAAATAgggcaaaaaaaatgaaaaaatggaaaGTACTTTCTTATCTCAACGTCAATATGTAAATTAACTTTTATTGCTATCCATGCATGTTAATATATTCCAAAGACACTTTGCTTCCAGTGTAAATATTTTGGAGTGAAATACATCCGCTTATAGTAAGAAATAGGTTTGAAAGAACATGCCCCCAATGCTAAAATTGAAGCACTTCACTTGTCCAAAAGCATTCGTCGGACGGGAGCATGTGGTAACAGTTTAAGAGGTGGATGGGGTCTAACAGCTCCAGTTCcatttggattagttattttttaaactgtttttcaaaaattttattatagttgtgtatgtaaaaaaattttactgtagatgATTAAATGTTTTTTAGAGTatttttaggatgtttttgagaatatattttgattttttttgaaatttacaaatttaatgtgatatttttaaaataaaagaaacttaCTCCCCTCCTCCACTACCACCGCAACCATACCATCACCATCACCATCTTAAGGGTGGTTGCTTCTCTCCGTAGAGCCCATGATTTTCTTTTCCAGTCCCGCCACGATACCAACAGCCGAGCATACTCCAACGGAAATACTAGCTAGTACGATcattttgctttcacatattttGACATCAATGTCTGTCGTCTTTCTGTTTTGATTCTGTATATTTAACCTTGAGGATTAATGCACTACACCTACCAAGAAACGAAAAAGGGTATTGAATTTGAGGCcgtgatgattgatgatttgTCTGAGCACTGAATTTTGGGGCATTGAGAAAAAGTGGCCCAAAGCTTGATAGGGCAACCGGAAGGCAGAATTGGGAAAAAGCTAATATGGATTTTCCCTTCCTTCATGCAACCAGATTTTGCAGCCATGGCGGTGCACTTTCTCCTTGTCCATCTATTATGACAGAT
It contains:
- the LOC113766711 gene encoding peroxidase 44-like, with protein sequence MEMMLKVIFLGCILHLASAQLQSGFYSTSCPRAESIVQQVVVKKFSADSSITAALLRMHFHDCFVRGCDASILIDSTKTRSSEKDAGPNLTVRGFELIDEAKRNLEAACPSTVSCADIITLATRDAVALAGGPRYNVSTGRRDGLVSDSSKVNLPGPSLSISDAARFFTAKGLTINDMVVLLGAHTVGVAHCGFFQDRLSNFQGTGKPDPTMEPALAATLLKTCGTQSRPLSRDPTVFLDQNTSFILDNQFYNQIRSKRGILQIDQELALDSLSAPLASRLAANNNLFQQSFVNAMMKMGSVEVLVGNAGEIRKNCRVFNKPGGRA